Genomic segment of Neofelis nebulosa isolate mNeoNeb1 chromosome 17, mNeoNeb1.pri, whole genome shotgun sequence:
CTTTTTAGGCCAGaaatattataatgaaaatatgcaACATTACACTGTATCATTAACCAATCAGTCCACAACAAACTAAACTATGACAAAAGTAAAGTAAGATTATTCATTgcttcattaattcagcaaatgtttattggttACCTACTATGTACCacgcaacaacaacaaaatctgcCTTCATGGCGCTCATATTCTACTAGAACTAAAAAGCAGAAATAGCAGttgaaggggcgtctgggtgactcattctgttaagcgtccgacttcagctcaggtcatgatctcttggttcgcaggtttgaggcccgcatcaggctctttgctgtcagcatggagtctgcttcagatcctcatacccctctttctctgccccttcctcactctttctctttctctcaaaagtaaataaacatcaaaaaaaaaaaaaaaaaaaaaaggatagttgAACATTATAGGATCAACTTAGGACATTACCAGTGGTCTTTCAAACTGtcctttgaggggcgcctgggtggctcagtcggttaagcgtccgacttcagccaggtcacgatctcgcggtccgtgagttcgagccccgcgtcaggctctggggctgatggctcagagcctggagcctgtttccaattctgtgtctccctctctctctgcccctcccccgttcatgctctgtctctctctgtcccaaaaataaataaaaaacgttgaaaaaaaaaaattcaaactgtcCTTTGAGATGGGcctagaatactttttttttttttttaattttttttaacctttatttatttttgaggcagagggagacagagcatgaatggggagggtcagagagagggagacacagaatctgaaacaggctccaggctctgagctgtcagcacagagcccgacgcggggttccaactcacggactgcgagatcacgacttgagccggagtccaacgcttaaccgactgagccacccaggcgccccgagatgggCCTAGAATACTTTTAAATGCCTGCCTTGTGCATGATCTTTAGTCTTGTCTCAGTCAAAATTGGATTATGAATTGAATTGTATTGGTATTGTTAGAATCTAGGTGAAAATAGGCCTGAGAATTCATGAGTAAATGATCCATTTCTCAGAGTAATAAAGTGTAGaatatcaaaaattaaatgagcactttcccctccctcaatATAATCTATTTCCTCAGGAGTTGTTTCTAGCCAATTAGCTGTGAGACCAGCTGAAGTAAGACAAAATTTcagatatttacaaatcaaaatatttacaaagatagCCATCCTGGTCATATACCATATGCCACTTTAAAATCCTCTCTGTAGCTGGTATTTCTTCTCAGTATCAAACTAAGGAGTTTAACAGCTATGCCTTCTGGGGAATTTGTATGTGTCTCCACAGGGTTTCAAAGTAGTGGTAAACACTTAGATTCAGAATTTGGCTAGATGTTCAGTTCAGAGGACTATCATTTGTGGTATCAGTAGGCTCCACTAAATGCCAGTAGTGCAGActtgagataaaaaaaagaaagaaaaggaatcaagGAGGAAAAGTAGATATGCCAAAATGGTAAAACCTACGTTATCTGCTATATATTATGTCTCCGTAGTGTAAATCTGTAACTATTCCTGCAGAATGAAGGAGAGGGAAGTAGAAAATACTTGCTGGTTTTGCTTTGGAGATTTAATTGGTAAACCTACAATAATTCttaaatttctgaaaagaaaaaaatttaagtcctgTTTAAAAGAACTTAGCAAATACACGTTTTCTAAGACATTAATATAGAAAAGCAAAGTCTGTCTGGTTACTTGGTGGTATATGCTAATGAGACACTTGAGTTTTGTTGAGAGAAATGTTCCCACAATCCTATGGCCCTTACAAACTTTTGATTTTATGCTGCTGGGCAGCCATATGCTAAGAGGAGAGTTGTGATTGAGTAGCTTTTACCTGGAGATTTCTAAGCTGTATCCTACAATTTACTGTGGCTGTGTTGATTGGTGCAATTCATAGTACCTCGAAAGGGCCCTGAGGCGTATAGCTCGATAACTGAACTGCTTAAGCTTGTTGTTATCTAACCTGGCTCATATCAGGAGGCCTCAAGCCACTACTGCTTCAAAAAAGGGAGGACACATTTTGATACACCAGTTTTATATTTCATGCTACCAGCATAGCatcaaaaaatagacatttaggggcgcccaggtggctcagtcacttgagcttccgactcttgatttcagctcaggtcatgatcacagggttttgggatcaagccctgtgataggtgctgagtgtgaagcctgtttaaaattcattctctccgggtgcctgggtggctcagtcagttgagtgtctgacttcggctcagatcatgatctcacagttcgtgagtttgagccccgcattgggctctgggctgacagctcggagcctggagcctgcttcatattatgtgtctccttctctctctgcccctccccgctcacactctgtctctctctcagaaataaacattaaaaaaaaaatttttttttaaagattcattttctctctctctctctctctctctctctctctctctctctctctttctttctttctctctccctctccctctctctcctccccaccccattcccctctcccctgctcgcacactttctctctctccctcaaaaaaaaaaaaaaaaaaaagaaatttaaatcatGACTAAGTCAACATATTATAGAATGAAATAGTTGATGATTTTaaaccttctttctttttgtgtgtgtgtgtgtacagcgATGAAAACTACTGGTTGTAACTTAGATAAGGTAAATATTCTTCCCAGTGCTCTGATCACTCCACTCATATCAAGCAGTATGATTAAGAGTGAAGATGTTACTCCAATGGAAGTAACAGAAAAAAGATCTTCCCCTATTTTTAAGGTAAGCTGCATTGATAAGTGCTCTACATCTTAATCTGTTATAAAAATtgctatatttttaatagtttgattACCTTTCCCCATGTTTATGCCTTttacttttcctgtttctttcacaTGTGTTTCTCTTTGGTTGCAGTTAATGAGTTTTGCTTTTCAGAGTGAATACTTTTACCAACCAATAAAATAGTCTGCAAAGTGACttctaatatatattttggtAAGGAAGGAATTAATGTTAGCTGTACCTGTGGGATGTAGGGCATTAATGACAGTATAGGTTTAGTATTTTCAGAATTGgagatgttttttatttcctttttttcccccagtctttTTCTAtaactctctttccctttctcacttATAACTTTCCCCCCTATAATTCTACCAATGATCCACAAAATGGAGATACTTTAAAATTTACTATTAATGTGTTCTTCCTGTCCTAAGCATATCAATAACTGAttattctagttttttgtttggcTGTCTTCACTTacaacatttgttaaaaagaggggcccctgagtggctcagttggttgagcacccctCTTGATttcgtttcaggtcatgatctcatagttcatgggttcgagtcatgcatcaggctctgcactgacagcgggattctctctctggccctcctctgctcacgtactcactctctctcaaaataaataaataaacttaagaaaaaaagatatcctGATGACAGTCAGATGTCATGGTATCCCTGAGAATCAATCTTGCACCTGTTTTCCAACAGAATAATGTAGAGTAGAAATTGGTCctgcatatatgtgtgtttttagaataataatttttgaagTGTCATATGAgctaatttaatgtttatatacacatattatttggggatttttattttttagactaCAAAGACAGTTGGATCAACtcaacaaacattagaaaatatctCTAACATAGCAGGAAATGGGtctttttcatcatcatcatcttcccACTTAccttctgaaaatgaaaagcagcagCAGATTCAGCCCAAGACCTACAACCCAGACACCCTGACAACTATCCAGACACAGGACATTTCACAGCCTGGTACCTTTCCAGCAGTTTCTGCTTCTAGTCAGCTGCCCAACAGTGATGCACTGCTGCAGCCGGCTACACCATTTCAGACAAGAGACACTCAGTCCAGAGAAGTATTACAATCTGATGGCACAGTGGTTAATTTGTCACACCTGACTGAGTCATCCCAGCAACAGCAGCAGTCACCACTACAAGAACAAGCACAGACTTTACAGCAGCAGATGTCATCAAATATTTTCCCATCCCCAAACAGCGTGAGTCAGCTACAGAATACGATTCAGCATTTGCAAGCCGGAAGTTTTACGGGCAGTACTGCTAGTGGCAGCAGTGGAAATGTTGACTTGGTCCAGCAAGTTTTAGAGGCACAACAACAGttatcttcagttttgttttctgctccAGATGGTAATGAGAATGTTCAAGAACAGCTTAGCGCAGACATTTTTCAACAAGTCAGTCAAATTCAAAACAGCGTAAGCCCTGGAATGTTCTCCTCAACGGAGCCAACAGTCCATACTAGACCAGATAATTTAATAGCTGGAAGAGCCGAAAGTGTTCACCCACAGAGCGAAAACACATTATCCAATcagcaacagcaacagcagcagcagcaagtgATGGAATCATCGGCTGCAATGGTGATGGAGATGCAACAGAGTATCTGTCAGGCAGCTGCCCAGATTCAGTCGGAGTTATTTCCTTCCCCGGCTTCAGCAAATGGAAACCTTCAGCAATCTCCAGTTTACCAGCAGACCTCTCACATGATGAGCGCATTATCTACCAACGAGGACATGCAAATGCAGTGCGAATTGTTCTCTTCTCCCCCTGCAGTTTCTGGAAATGAAACTACTACAACCACCACGCAGCAGGTTGCCACCCCTGGCACTACCATGTTTCAGACATCAAGTTCAGgagatggagaagagactggagcACAAGCCAAGCAGATTCAGAACAGTGTCTTTCAGACCATGGTCCAGATGCAACATAGTGGGGACAGTCAACCTCAAGTAAACCTTTTCTCCTCTACGAAAAGTATGATGGGTGTTCAGAATAATGGTACTCAGCAACAAGGTAATGGTTTATTCCAGCAAAGTAATGAGATGATGTCCCTCCAATCTGGGAATTTTTTGCAGCAGTCTTCTCATTCACAGGCTCCACTTTTTCATCCCCAAAATCCTATTGCTGATGCTCAGAACCTTTCCCAGGAAACTCAAGGTTCTATTTTTCATAGCCCAAGTCCTATCGTTCACAGTCAGACTTCTACAACGTCCTCGGAACAAATGCAGCCTCCGATGTTTCACTCGCAAAGTACCATGGCTGTGCTACAGGGCTCTTCTGTTCCTCAAGACCAGCAGTCAGCCAACATCTTTCTTTCCCAGAGTCCAATGAATAATCTTCAAAGTAACACTGTAGCCCAAGAAgaacagatttcattttttgcagCTCAGAACTCAATTTCTCCGCTTCAGTCCACATCTAACACTGAGCAGCAAGCTGCTTTTCAACAGCAGGCTCCAATATCACACATCCAGACCCCTATGCTTTCCCAGGAACAGGCCCAGCCCTCCCAGCAAGGTATATTTCAGCCTCAGGTGTCCCTGGGCTCCCTTCCTCCAAATCCAATGCCTCAAAACCAACAAGGAACAATTTTCCAGTCACAGCACTCAATGGTTGCCATCCAGAGTAACTCTCCATCCcaggaacagcagcagcagcaacagcagcagcagcagcagcagcaacagcaacaacagcagaGCATTTTATTCAGTAATCAGAACACCATGGCTACAATGGCATCTCAGAAGCAGCCACCGCCAAACATGATATTCAACCCAAGTCCAAACGCGCTGGCTAACCAGGAGCAACAGAATCAGTCCATCTTTCACCAACAAAATAATATGGCCCCCATGAACCAAGAGCAG
This window contains:
- the NFAT5 gene encoding nuclear factor of activated T-cells 5 isoform X6 — protein: MLLQLPPLPPWAVLAAPLPPLPALPFILPQSPTARLCKWRAAPQPWGTLENQKGSGVKKSPMLCGQYPVKSEGKELKIVVQPETQHRARYLTEGSRGSVKDRTQQGFPTVKLEGHNEPVVLQVFVGNDSGRVKPHGFYQACRVTGRNTTPCKEVDIEGTTVIEVGLDPSNNMTLAVDCVGILKLRNADVEARIGIAGSKKKSTRARLVFRVNITRKDGSTLTLQTPSSPILCTQPAGVPEILKKSLHSCSVKGEEEVFLIGKNFLKGTKVIFQENISDENSWKSEAEIDMELFHQNHLIVKVPPYHDQHITLPVSVGIYVVTNAGRSHDVQPFTYTPDPAAAGALNVNVKKEISSPSRPCSFEEAMKAMKTTGCNLDKVNILPSALITPLISSSMIKSEDVTPMEVTEKRSSPIFKTTKTVGSTQQTLENISNIAGNGSFSSSSSSHLPSENEKQQQIQPKTYNPDTLTTIQTQDISQPGTFPAVSASSQLPNSDALLQPATPFQTRDTQSREVLQSDGTVVNLSHLTESSQQQQQSPLQEQAQTLQQQMSSNIFPSPNSVSQLQNTIQHLQAGSFTGSTASGSSGNVDLVQQVLEAQQQLSSVLFSAPDGNENVQEQLSADIFQQVSQIQNSVSPGMFSSTEPTVHTRPDNLIAGRAESVHPQSENTLSNQQQQQQQQQVMESSAAMVMEMQQSICQAAAQIQSELFPSPASANGNLQQSPVYQQTSHMMSALSTNEDMQMQCELFSSPPAVSGNETTTTTTQQVATPGTTMFQTSSSGDGEETGAQAKQIQNSVFQTMVQMQHSGDSQPQVNLFSSTKSMMGVQNNGTQQQGNGLFQQSNEMMSLQSGNFLQQSSHSQAPLFHPQNPIADAQNLSQETQGSIFHSPSPIVHSQTSTTSSEQMQPPMFHSQSTMAVLQGSSVPQDQQSANIFLSQSPMNNLQSNTVAQEEQISFFAAQNSISPLQSTSNTEQQAAFQQQAPISHIQTPMLSQEQAQPSQQGIFQPQVSLGSLPPNPMPQNQQGTIFQSQHSMVAIQSNSPSQEQQQQQQQQQQQQQQQQQQSILFSNQNTMATMASQKQPPPNMIFNPSPNALANQEQQNQSIFHQQNNMAPMNQEQQPMQFQNQPTVSSLQNPGPTQSESPQTSLFHSSPQIQLVQGSPSSQEQQVTLFLSPASMSALQTSMNQQDMQQSPLYSPQNNMPGIQGATASPQPQATLFHNTTGGTMNQLQNSPGSSQQTSGMFLFGIQNNCSQLLTSGPATLPDQLMAISQPGQPQNEGQPPVTTLLSQQMPESSSLTSSINTNQNIEKIDLLVSLQNQGNNLTGTF
- the NFAT5 gene encoding nuclear factor of activated T-cells 5 isoform X5, which translates into the protein MGGACSSFTTSSSPTIYSTSVTDSKAMQVESCSSALGVSNRGVSEKQLTSNTVQQHPSTPKRHTVLYISPPPEDLLDNSRMSCQDEGCGLESEQSCSMWMEDSPSNFSNMSTSSYNDNTEVPRKSRKRNPKQRPGVKRRDCEESNMDIFDADSAKAPHYVLSQLTTDNKGNSKAGNGTLENQKGSGVKKSPMLCGQYPVKSEGKELKIVVQPETQHRARYLTEGSRGSVKDRTQQGFPTVKLEGHNEPVVLQVFVGNDSGRVKPHGFYQACRVTGRNTTPCKEVDIEGTTVIEVGLDPSNNMTLAVDCVGILKLRNADVEARIGIAGSKKKSTRARLVFRVNITRKDGSTLTLQTPSSPILCTQPAGVPEILKKSLHSCSVKGEEEVFLIGKNFLKGTKVIFQENISDENSWKSEAEIDMELFHQNHLIVKVPPYHDQHITLPVSVGIYVVTNAGRSHDVQPFTYTPDPAAAGALNVNVKKEISSPSRPCSFEEAMKAMKTTGCNLDKVNILPSALITPLISSSMIKSEDVTPMEVTEKRSSPIFKTTKTVGSTQQTLENISNIAGNGSFSSSSSSHLPSENEKQQQIQPKTYNPDTLTTIQTQDISQPGTFPAVSASSQLPNSDALLQPATPFQTRDTQSREVLQSDGTVVNLSHLTESSQQQQQSPLQEQAQTLQQQMSSNIFPSPNSVSQLQNTIQHLQAGSFTGSTASGSSGNVDLVQQVLEAQQQLSSVLFSAPDGNENVQEQLSADIFQQVSQIQNSVSPGMFSSTEPTVHTRPDNLIAGRAESVHPQSENTLSNQQQQQQQQQVMESSAAMVMEMQQSICQAAAQIQSELFPSPASANGNLQQSPVYQQTSHMMSALSTNEDMQMQCELFSSPPAVSGNETTTTTTQQVATPGTTMFQTSSSGDGEETGAQAKQIQNSVFQTMVQMQHSGDSQPQVNLFSSTKSMMGVQNNGTQQQGNGLFQQSNEMMSLQSGNFLQQSSHSQAPLFHPQNPIADAQNLSQETQGSIFHSPSPIVHSQTSTTSSEQMQPPMFHSQSTMAVLQGSSVPQDQQSANIFLSQSPMNNLQSNTVAQEEQISFFAAQNSISPLQSTSNTEQQAAFQQQAPISHIQTPMLSQEQAQPSQQGIFQPQVSLGSLPPNPMPQNQQGTIFQSQHSMVAIQSNSPSQEQQQQQQQQQQQQQQQQQQSILFSNQNTMATMASQKQPPPNMIFNPSPNALANQEQQNQSIFHQQNNMAPMNQEQQPMQFQNQPTVSSLQNPGPTQSESPQTSLFHSSPQIQLVQGSPSSQEQQVTLFLSPASMSALQTSMNQQDMQQSPLYSPQNNMPGIQGATASPQPQATLFHNTTGGTMNQLQNSPGSSQQTSGMFLFGIQNNCSQLLTSGPATLPDQLMAISQPGQPQNEGQPPVTTLLSQQMPESSSLTSSINTNQNIEKIDLLVSLQNQGNNLTGTF
- the NFAT5 gene encoding nuclear factor of activated T-cells 5 isoform X7, with the protein product MLLQLPPLPPWAVLAAPLPPLPALPFILPQSPTARLCKWRAAPQPWGTLENQKGSGVKKSPMLCGQYPVKSEGKELKIVVQPETQHRARYLTEGSRGSVKDRTQQGFPTVKLEGHNEPVVLQVFVGNDSGRVKPHGFYQACRVTGRNTTPCKEVDIEGTTVIEVGLDPSNNMTLAVDCVGILKLRNADVEARIGIAGSKKKSTRARLVFRVNITRKDGSTLTLQTPSSPILCTQPAGVPEILKKSLHSCSVKGEEEVFLIGKNFLKGTKVIFQENISDENSWKSEAEIDMELFHQNHLIVKVPPYHDQHITLPVSVGIYVVTNAGRSHDVQPFTYTPDPAAGALNVNVKKEISSPSRPCSFEEAMKAMKTTGCNLDKVNILPSALITPLISSSMIKSEDVTPMEVTEKRSSPIFKTTKTVGSTQQTLENISNIAGNGSFSSSSSSHLPSENEKQQQIQPKTYNPDTLTTIQTQDISQPGTFPAVSASSQLPNSDALLQPATPFQTRDTQSREVLQSDGTVVNLSHLTESSQQQQQSPLQEQAQTLQQQMSSNIFPSPNSVSQLQNTIQHLQAGSFTGSTASGSSGNVDLVQQVLEAQQQLSSVLFSAPDGNENVQEQLSADIFQQVSQIQNSVSPGMFSSTEPTVHTRPDNLIAGRAESVHPQSENTLSNQQQQQQQQQVMESSAAMVMEMQQSICQAAAQIQSELFPSPASANGNLQQSPVYQQTSHMMSALSTNEDMQMQCELFSSPPAVSGNETTTTTTQQVATPGTTMFQTSSSGDGEETGAQAKQIQNSVFQTMVQMQHSGDSQPQVNLFSSTKSMMGVQNNGTQQQGNGLFQQSNEMMSLQSGNFLQQSSHSQAPLFHPQNPIADAQNLSQETQGSIFHSPSPIVHSQTSTTSSEQMQPPMFHSQSTMAVLQGSSVPQDQQSANIFLSQSPMNNLQSNTVAQEEQISFFAAQNSISPLQSTSNTEQQAAFQQQAPISHIQTPMLSQEQAQPSQQGIFQPQVSLGSLPPNPMPQNQQGTIFQSQHSMVAIQSNSPSQEQQQQQQQQQQQQQQQQQQSILFSNQNTMATMASQKQPPPNMIFNPSPNALANQEQQNQSIFHQQNNMAPMNQEQQPMQFQNQPTVSSLQNPGPTQSESPQTSLFHSSPQIQLVQGSPSSQEQQVTLFLSPASMSALQTSMNQQDMQQSPLYSPQNNMPGIQGATASPQPQATLFHNTTGGTMNQLQNSPGSSQQTSGMFLFGIQNNCSQLLTSGPATLPDQLMAISQPGQPQNEGQPPVTTLLSQQMPESSSLTSSINTNQNIEKIDLLVSLQNQGNNLTGTF